In Fretibacterium sp. OH1220_COT-178, the sequence GATGATCAGATCGAAGCCGTCCATGGATTTGTCCGCCATTTAACCTGCATCCCTCACTTGTTCTCGCAGCATTTCGTCCCGTTCGCCCCAGACGAACAGGGACTCCTCGGGACACAAGGTCCCCCGAAGCGTTTCGTATTCCTCCGGGGTCAACACGAGCGCACGGATCTTTCGGGCAATCATCCCCTCCACGATCTCGATCAATCCGCCCAGATACTGGCGATCGACCTCACCGACCAGAACCAGGTCGATGATCCCGCTGTCGATCCCATGCGCGTAGTCCCCCGTGATCAGCGCAAGTCGGACACTCCCCAGACGTTCGACGATCCCCTCCACCACTTGGTCGATCCCCAGCACCTTGCGCACGATGCGCTGCAGCTCCGGAAAGAGAGGGTGCGTCTTGCAGGCCCGAAAGGTGCGTTTTCTCCCCTGCTCGGGGACCTCCTCGAGAAATCCCGCGGAGCACAGACGATTCAGCTCCACGCGCACGGCATTGGTGGACTCCCCGAACTCCTCGGCCAGTCCCCGAAGGTAGGCCGTGACGTCGGGATTCAAGAAAAATTTCAAAAGCAATTTGATGCGGGTCTTGGAGGATATCAACGATTCTATCATCATACGAGTAATTTTATTACTCGTAAATGATCTTG encodes:
- a CDS encoding ArsR family transcriptional regulator, whose translation is MMIESLISSKTRIKLLLKFFLNPDVTAYLRGLAEEFGESTNAVRVELNRLCSAGFLEEVPEQGRKRTFRACKTHPLFPELQRIVRKVLGIDQVVEGIVERLGSVRLALITGDYAHGIDSGIIDLVLVGEVDRQYLGGLIEIVEGMIARKIRALVLTPEEYETLRGTLCPEESLFVWGERDEMLREQVRDAG